In a single window of the Ruminococcus albus 7 = DSM 20455 genome:
- the obgE gene encoding GTPase ObgE, producing MFVDQAKIYIKAGDGGDGAVSFHREKYVAAGGPDGGDGGKGGDIIFKVDDNISNLIDFRYKKKYVAEKGQNGGAKNSYGRSAQDLVIKVPRGTVIRDADTGRILADMSADEPVCVAHGGKGGRGNAHFATSTRQIPRFAKPGFRGEEFNITLELKLLADVGLVGFPNVGKSTLISVVSAAKPKIANYHFTTLVPVLGVVKVGEERSFVMADIPGLIEGASEGVGLGHEFLRHVERCRLIVHVVDVSGIEGRDPIEDFEAINKELANFSEDLAAAPQIVAANKTDMATPEQIARFKEYIEKLELPYYEISAATTKGTQELIYGINEKLAELPPVKRFEAQPLTREEVERKSTNNREFSITVEDGVYFVEADWLYDILRVADMDDYSSLQYFQNVLVSSGIIRKLEAMGIQEGDTVAVFDFEFEYIP from the coding sequence ATGTTCGTCGATCAGGCAAAAATCTATATCAAAGCAGGCGACGGCGGCGATGGTGCGGTATCGTTCCACCGTGAGAAGTATGTCGCAGCAGGCGGTCCCGATGGAGGTGACGGCGGAAAAGGCGGAGATATCATCTTTAAGGTCGATGACAACATCTCGAACCTTATTGACTTCAGATACAAGAAAAAATACGTGGCTGAAAAGGGTCAGAACGGCGGCGCGAAGAATTCCTACGGAAGAAGCGCTCAGGATCTTGTGATAAAAGTACCCAGGGGCACAGTTATCAGGGATGCCGATACGGGCAGGATACTGGCTGATATGTCAGCTGACGAGCCTGTATGTGTCGCACACGGCGGCAAGGGCGGCAGAGGTAATGCTCATTTTGCCACATCTACAAGACAGATACCAAGATTCGCTAAACCGGGCTTCAGGGGCGAGGAATTCAATATAACCCTTGAGCTGAAGCTGCTGGCAGACGTGGGTCTGGTGGGATTCCCCAATGTGGGCAAATCCACACTTATATCAGTTGTATCTGCTGCAAAGCCGAAGATAGCCAACTACCACTTCACAACACTTGTACCTGTACTTGGTGTTGTTAAGGTCGGGGAAGAAAGGTCATTTGTTATGGCTGACATTCCCGGACTTATTGAAGGCGCAAGCGAGGGCGTAGGTCTCGGGCACGAGTTTTTAAGACACGTTGAAAGATGCAGACTTATCGTCCATGTGGTGGATGTATCGGGTATCGAGGGTCGTGACCCTATCGAGGATTTTGAAGCTATAAACAAGGAACTTGCTAATTTCTCGGAGGACTTAGCGGCTGCACCTCAGATAGTAGCTGCCAACAAGACCGATATGGCTACCCCCGAACAGATAGCAAGGTTCAAGGAATACATCGAAAAGCTGGAGCTTCCCTACTACGAGATATCTGCTGCCACCACCAAGGGCACGCAGGAACTTATCTATGGTATAAACGAAAAGCTGGCTGAACTGCCGCCTGTAAAGAGATTCGAGGCTCAGCCCCTTACACGCGAGGAAGTCGAGAGGAAGAGCACAAACAACCGCGAATTCTCCATTACTGTGGAGGACGGAGTATACTTCGTGGAGGCAGACTGGCTGTACGATATACTCAGAGTTGCGGATATGGACGATTACTCATCACTGCAGTACTTCCAGAACGTTCTGGTATCCAGCGGCATAATAAGAAAGCTGGAAGCTATGGGCATTCAGGAGGGCGATACCGTTGCGGTGTTCGATTTCGAGTTTGAGTATATTCCGTAA
- a CDS encoding Mini-ribonuclease 3, with product MDIEMTEHEAYQYAPLSLAFLGDAVYEQLVRTKILLAADMPSHKLHKLAVSRVCAEYQSECMLLLIDKDILTERELSVYRRGRNTKVNAPKHSTIAEYRNATGLECLFGYLYLTAQQERIDVLFSLCWEHGEDEFNEKIKE from the coding sequence ATGGATATCGAAATGACAGAGCACGAGGCTTATCAGTACGCTCCTCTTTCACTGGCTTTTCTGGGCGATGCGGTCTATGAACAGCTGGTGAGAACAAAGATACTTCTTGCGGCAGATATGCCCTCACACAAGCTGCACAAGCTGGCGGTGAGCAGGGTATGCGCGGAGTATCAGTCCGAATGTATGCTGCTTTTAATTGATAAAGACATACTTACGGAGAGAGAGTTATCTGTTTACAGGCGCGGACGCAACACTAAAGTTAATGCACCGAAGCATTCTACTATAGCCGAATACCGCAACGCAACGGGGCTTGAATGCTTGTTCGGTTATTTATACCTTACAGCACAGCAGGAGCGTATAGATGTGCTGTTCAGTCTTTGCTGGGAACACGGCGAGGACGAATTCAATGAAAAGATCAAGGAGTGA
- a CDS encoding YebC/PmpR family DNA-binding transcriptional regulator: MSGHSKWENIKRKKGATDAARAKIFTKIGREIAVVVKMGGPDPAGNAKLRDLIAKAKANNVPNDNIDRIIKKAAGDGDKNNYESMVYEGYGPNGVAVIVECLTDNKNRTAADVRSYFSKFGGNMGNSGCVSYLFSDVGTVVIENNGADEDKIMDDVFEAGADDFNVDEDVIEIACAPNSVTAVREALEGQGYKVLSAEADKIPSTYVTLTDEDSIKKMGLLLEYLEDNDDVQNVYHNWENMPSDDEE; this comes from the coding sequence ATGTCAGGACATTCAAAATGGGAAAATATCAAGAGAAAAAAGGGTGCTACCGACGCTGCGAGAGCTAAGATATTCACCAAGATAGGCAGAGAGATCGCAGTTGTAGTTAAGATGGGCGGTCCCGACCCTGCAGGCAACGCTAAGCTGAGAGATCTTATCGCTAAGGCAAAGGCTAACAACGTGCCTAACGACAACATCGACAGAATAATCAAGAAGGCTGCCGGCGACGGTGACAAGAACAACTACGAATCAATGGTATACGAGGGCTACGGTCCTAACGGTGTTGCTGTTATCGTTGAGTGCCTGACAGACAACAAGAACAGAACTGCTGCTGATGTAAGAAGCTATTTCAGCAAGTTCGGCGGAAACATGGGCAACTCGGGCTGCGTATCCTATCTGTTCTCTGATGTTGGTACTGTTGTTATCGAGAACAACGGTGCTGACGAGGATAAGATAATGGATGACGTTTTCGAGGCAGGTGCTGATGACTTCAACGTTGATGAAGATGTTATCGAGATCGCTTGCGCACCCAACAGCGTTACTGCTGTAAGAGAGGCGCTGGAAGGTCAGGGATACAAGGTACTTTCCGCTGAGGCAGACAAGATACCTTCCACTTACGTTACCCTTACAGACGAGGATTCCATCAAGAAGATGGGTCTGCTTCTGGAATATCTCGAGGATAACGATGATGTTCAGAACGTTTACCACAACTGGGAGAATATGCCCTCTGACGATGAGGAATAA
- a CDS encoding PfkB family carbohydrate kinase, with the protein MNIIAMTCMCVDVFDDTGEIRPGGEALNFAAIASQYNHISVDLLGAIGDDDYGKAILKSIENKPINKEFIHIIPGSATANNRIYLTEKGDRYFKDDSWNGGIHDTYLLSDSDKNRIASADIIFITFDSPNFDDVLELRKSCRFQLAVDFNVLRDFKKIETIVPYIDFFFISGEKSILLQFQKWSERYDNIFNITLAENGSVTYYMGKEYRVDAVPVNNVIDTTGCGDSYHAGFLCSYLRDCDIINAMNEGSRVASKTLSHIGGF; encoded by the coding sequence GTGAATATTATTGCTATGACTTGTATGTGCGTAGATGTTTTTGATGATACTGGAGAAATCCGTCCCGGTGGTGAAGCATTGAACTTTGCTGCAATTGCATCACAATACAATCATATTTCAGTTGATCTTCTTGGTGCAATTGGTGACGATGATTATGGTAAGGCAATATTGAAATCTATTGAAAATAAACCTATCAACAAAGAGTTTATCCACATTATTCCAGGCTCTGCTACTGCAAACAATCGGATTTATCTTACTGAGAAAGGTGATAGATATTTCAAGGATGATTCATGGAACGGTGGTATTCATGACACATATCTTCTTAGCGATTCTGACAAGAACAGAATTGCAAGTGCTGATATTATCTTTATAACCTTTGATTCTCCTAATTTTGATGATGTATTAGAACTTAGAAAGAGTTGTCGTTTTCAGCTTGCCGTTGACTTCAACGTGCTAAGAGATTTTAAGAAAATAGAAACTATTGTACCGTACATTGACTTCTTTTTTATCAGTGGTGAGAAGAGTATTCTTTTACAATTTCAAAAATGGTCTGAACGGTATGACAACATATTTAACATTACACTTGCAGAAAATGGCAGCGTTACTTATTATATGGGAAAAGAATATAGAGTGGATGCTGTGCCTGTCAATAATGTAATTGATACAACTGGGTGCGGTGACAGTTATCATGCTGGCTTTCTTTGTTCATATTTGAGAGATTGTGATATTATAAATGCAATGAATGAAGGTTCAAGAGTCGCTTCTAAAACATTAAGTCATATTGGCGGCTTTTAA
- a CDS encoding WG repeat-containing protein has product MFCSNCGQQIGEGLSFCPNCGTKVGGTANAQPVPTIQDAPIQQAPITEAPIQAATMEQETIPQPSAAAAKKPLDKKKLKKVGILAGVAVVAAVAVIGVVSLISSGGSHKKTLFRDGLVPFQSDGKYGYINEKGEIAIAPMYDRAHGFSEGLACVSVEKKGDELTGFINKKGDVVIDMQYDRATDFKDGMAEVLVDGRIGYINKKGKYIINPQYNDDSVYYIGYDMFLIKDIGGDFWTLCNKKGKSINDTRFDYPINFETICPFYNEEWGSDKNKVDWKTIPLKTITGNYIYINSRGKTVIETQYDEADQFIDGMAAVGFDEKYGYINKKGECVINPQFDKAGAFAEGLAPVGVEGKNSTFYGYINKKGEYVISPQYDSASSFHNGVAIVSTYSKSNDYGIYGVINKKGKTIIEPQYDKLKFGEDNKHLVYELNRNYGYINYKGEADITGIYEYATPFYSDGYAVVQISSDKYAVIDSKGEQICNNMFDFIYPPERIAINY; this is encoded by the coding sequence ATGTTTTGTTCAAATTGCGGTCAGCAGATAGGTGAGGGTCTCAGCTTCTGCCCTAACTGCGGAACTAAAGTAGGCGGCACTGCAAATGCTCAGCCTGTACCAACTATACAGGATGCACCCATACAGCAGGCTCCGATCACGGAGGCGCCAATACAGGCAGCAACCATGGAGCAGGAAACTATCCCTCAGCCTTCAGCGGCAGCAGCAAAAAAGCCCCTTGATAAAAAGAAACTTAAAAAAGTCGGAATACTTGCAGGCGTGGCAGTCGTTGCGGCAGTTGCCGTCATCGGTGTTGTATCGCTTATATCATCGGGTGGTTCGCACAAAAAGACCCTTTTCCGTGATGGTCTTGTACCATTCCAAAGCGATGGTAAATACGGCTACATCAATGAAAAGGGCGAGATAGCTATTGCTCCCATGTATGACCGTGCCCATGGATTCTCCGAAGGTCTTGCCTGTGTCAGCGTAGAAAAAAAGGGTGATGAACTTACAGGCTTCATCAACAAAAAGGGCGATGTCGTCATAGATATGCAGTACGACAGAGCTACAGATTTCAAAGACGGAATGGCAGAAGTTTTAGTAGACGGTCGCATAGGCTACATCAACAAAAAGGGCAAGTATATCATCAACCCTCAGTATAATGACGATTCTGTCTACTATATCGGATATGATATGTTCCTTATAAAAGATATCGGCGGCGATTTCTGGACGCTGTGCAATAAAAAGGGCAAGAGTATCAACGATACAAGATTTGATTATCCCATTAATTTTGAAACTATCTGCCCTTTCTACAATGAAGAATGGGGCAGCGATAAGAATAAGGTGGACTGGAAGACTATCCCCCTGAAGACCATAACAGGGAATTACATATACATAAACAGCAGGGGCAAGACAGTTATCGAAACTCAGTACGACGAAGCAGATCAATTCATTGACGGTATGGCGGCAGTAGGTTTCGATGAGAAGTACGGCTACATCAACAAGAAGGGCGAATGTGTCATAAATCCTCAGTTTGACAAAGCGGGTGCCTTTGCTGAAGGTCTAGCACCTGTGGGTGTAGAAGGCAAAAATTCCACATTTTACGGATATATCAACAAAAAGGGCGAATACGTAATATCTCCTCAGTACGATTCTGCAAGCAGCTTCCATAACGGTGTTGCTATCGTCAGCACATATTCCAAAAGTAATGATTATGGGATTTACGGCGTCATCAATAAAAAGGGCAAGACCATCATTGAACCCCAGTATGACAAGTTAAAGTTCGGTGAAGATAATAAGCATCTGGTATACGAACTAAACCGTAACTACGGTTACATAAATTATAAGGGCGAGGCAGATATCACCGGCATCTACGAGTATGCAACACCATTCTATTCAGATGGCTACGCTGTCGTACAGATCTCTTCGGATAAATATGCAGTGATCGACAGCAAGGGCGAACAGATATGTAACAATATGTTTGACTTCATATACCCTCCTGAAAGAATAGCTATTAATTATTGA
- a CDS encoding hemolysin family protein — protein MDIALIALLLILSAVCSATETAFSSCNRIRLKKMADGGSRSAAKALDICENFDKALTAILIGNNVVNIASSAIATVFFTERFGSGSVGIATAVMTVLVLIFGEILPKSLAKENAESFSILMAAPLAAFMFVITPLIWLFTGIKKGVVKLVGSADETPSVTEEELKYIIEEIEDEGVLEEQESDLVRSALDFDEITISSIFVPRVSIAAVELEDDIEDIKDLFLKTKYSRLPVYEKDIDHITGVIHQADFFEMYVSKGKKDISRILGEPIYITESRKISETLKLMQKEKVHMAVVLDQYGGTAGICTLEDIIEELVGEIYDESDEEDTSFVKLSDNSCEVSAELSISDFLERWELDENAIETERHSVGGWIMELLDRIPEEGERIFSPPFEMEIHMQDDQKIGRVKITLTEDE, from the coding sequence ATGGATATAGCTTTGATAGCACTGCTGCTGATACTCTCGGCAGTATGCTCGGCTACAGAAACAGCCTTTTCATCATGCAACAGGATAAGGCTGAAAAAAATGGCTGACGGCGGCAGCAGGAGCGCTGCTAAGGCACTTGATATATGCGAAAATTTCGATAAGGCTCTTACTGCCATACTTATCGGCAATAACGTGGTAAACATCGCATCATCGGCTATTGCAACAGTATTTTTCACGGAGAGATTCGGTTCGGGCAGCGTGGGTATCGCTACGGCGGTAATGACGGTGCTGGTACTCATATTCGGTGAGATACTTCCGAAAAGTCTGGCTAAGGAGAATGCTGAGAGTTTCTCGATACTTATGGCGGCACCTCTGGCGGCTTTCATGTTTGTTATAACACCGCTGATATGGCTTTTCACGGGTATTAAAAAAGGCGTGGTGAAGCTGGTGGGCTCGGCAGATGAAACACCTTCGGTTACGGAGGAGGAGCTCAAATACATCATCGAGGAGATAGAGGACGAAGGAGTGCTGGAGGAACAGGAATCCGATCTGGTACGTTCTGCCCTTGACTTCGATGAGATCACCATAAGCAGTATATTCGTGCCCAGGGTGAGCATAGCGGCGGTGGAGCTTGAGGATGATATCGAAGATATAAAGGATCTGTTCCTGAAAACAAAATACTCCCGTCTGCCTGTATACGAAAAGGACATAGACCATATAACAGGTGTGATACATCAGGCGGATTTCTTTGAGATGTATGTATCAAAGGGCAAGAAGGACATATCCCGAATACTCGGAGAACCTATATACATCACGGAGAGCAGGAAAATATCTGAAACGCTGAAACTGATGCAGAAGGAAAAGGTGCACATGGCAGTGGTGCTGGATCAGTACGGCGGTACTGCGGGGATATGCACGCTGGAGGATATCATCGAGGAACTCGTCGGGGAGATATACGACGAGAGCGACGAGGAAGACACCTCGTTCGTGAAGCTTTCGGACAATTCCTGCGAGGTATCTGCTGAACTTTCCATATCGGATTTTCTGGAGAGATGGGAGCTTGATGAGAACGCCATAGAAACGGAAAGACATTCCGTCGGCGGCTGGATAATGGAGCTTCTGGACAGGATACCCGAGGAGGGAGAGCGGATATTCTCACCTCCCTTTGAAATGGAGATACATATGCAGGACGATCAGAAGATAGGTCGGGTAAAAATAACTTTAACGGAGGATGAGTAA
- a CDS encoding transglutaminase domain-containing protein: MSIKTRAAALLIAAMTVGSGISALPVSASVQDAVYASSSVYAKAPSAMMTYSSTDKNITIGWNKVSGASGYYVYRWSSSAPAWVRVGTLPAVASTYTDSKVTSGTSYKYYIVAYKRSGSKRILSSRSSEISACTKPSAPVISNTSADIRSISVHWNKIRCAGYEVTYKNSSGSWSAPKKITSSATTSLDITDLNANTKYSVRVRAFVKADNGSTVYSDYSSAVNINTKSAPAPEADFGYKRSSQYLIDRLDKAKRSSSMNTYYECNRQGSTETKTLITLSDADVATVKRFVDTHYTSDMSVGEFLDYTVQWLNKKISYADGYHGPAYSTIWNRSHVDNCFNYKVGQCIQYNSAICAVLRYLGYDARVVQGWRGSSLGNKWQHFWCEVTINGTDYVMDSYNYGTDGDWYFVCATYGETRPYSYNSHYIMNNKLM; this comes from the coding sequence ATGAGTATAAAAACACGCGCAGCAGCGCTGTTGATCGCAGCGATGACTGTCGGCAGCGGTATATCGGCTCTGCCTGTATCCGCCTCGGTACAGGACGCTGTATATGCATCATCGTCAGTTTATGCCAAAGCGCCCTCCGCCATGATGACTTATTCTTCTACCGATAAGAATATCACTATCGGCTGGAATAAGGTCAGCGGCGCATCAGGGTACTATGTGTACAGGTGGTCATCATCTGCACCTGCATGGGTAAGGGTAGGCACTTTACCCGCAGTGGCTTCTACTTATACTGACAGCAAGGTGACATCGGGCACATCGTACAAGTATTATATCGTTGCATACAAGAGATCAGGCAGCAAGCGCATATTGAGCAGCAGGAGCAGTGAGATATCCGCCTGCACCAAGCCGTCAGCGCCTGTTATATCCAATACTTCAGCCGATATCCGCAGTATCAGCGTACACTGGAATAAGATCAGGTGCGCAGGTTATGAAGTTACCTATAAGAACAGCAGCGGCAGCTGGAGCGCTCCGAAGAAGATCACTTCTTCCGCTACTACCTCCCTTGACATCACCGATCTTAATGCCAATACCAAGTATTCCGTCAGGGTCAGGGCTTTTGTAAAGGCGGATAACGGAAGTACTGTATACAGTGATTATTCTTCTGCCGTCAATATCAATACCAAATCCGCTCCCGCGCCCGAAGCCGATTTCGGTTACAAGAGGAGCAGTCAGTACCTTATCGACAGGCTGGATAAGGCCAAGCGTTCATCCTCGATGAATACCTACTACGAGTGCAACCGTCAGGGCAGCACCGAAACAAAGACCCTCATCACCCTCAGTGATGCAGATGTTGCAACAGTAAAGCGCTTTGTGGATACCCACTATACGTCAGATATGTCAGTGGGAGAATTCCTTGACTACACTGTTCAGTGGCTGAACAAGAAGATATCCTATGCCGACGGCTACCACGGCCCCGCATACAGCACTATATGGAACAGGAGCCATGTTGATAACTGCTTCAACTACAAGGTAGGTCAGTGCATACAGTATAACTCGGCAATATGCGCCGTTTTGAGATATCTCGGCTACGATGCAAGAGTTGTACAGGGCTGGCGCGGTTCATCACTCGGCAACAAGTGGCAGCACTTCTGGTGTGAGGTAACTATAAACGGCACAGATTATGTCATGGATTCCTACAACTACGGCACTGACGGCGACTGGTATTTCGTATGCGCAACCTACGGCGAGACCAGACCCTACTCCTACAATTCACATTATATTATGAATAATAAGCTGATGTGA
- a CDS encoding branched-chain amino acid aminotransferase: protein MEIKIELTKTPKAKPTDETKLGFGHVFTDHMFAMNYDTGKGWHDARIVPFDNVTLSPAAMCLHYGQEIFEGLKAYRTADGTVQLFRPDENYKRMNVSAERMVIPQIDEEFMVEATKKLVEIEKDWVPHTDGAALYIRPFIFATDPFVGVRPADHYLFLIILSPSGAYYSTGLNPVKIYVEQNYVRAVRGGTGFAKTAANYAISLKGQDEAHNQDYEQVLWLDGVEQKYIEEVGSMNIFFVIDGEVVTPKLTGSVLPGITRKSALEVCKSKGIPCSERRITIEEVAKAYDEGKLDEVFGTGTAAVISPVGHLKWGDKVMTINDNKIGKISQMLYDTMTGIQWGKIPDTFGWTVKVD from the coding sequence ATGGAAATCAAAATCGAACTGACCAAAACTCCCAAGGCTAAGCCTACTGATGAGACTAAGCTTGGTTTCGGTCACGTATTCACCGATCATATGTTTGCTATGAACTATGACACAGGCAAGGGCTGGCACGATGCTCGTATCGTTCCCTTTGACAACGTTACACTCTCCCCTGCTGCTATGTGCCTGCACTACGGTCAGGAGATATTTGAGGGTCTTAAAGCTTACAGAACTGCTGACGGCACTGTTCAGCTGTTCAGACCCGATGAGAACTACAAGAGAATGAACGTATCTGCTGAGAGAATGGTAATACCTCAGATAGATGAGGAGTTCATGGTAGAAGCTACCAAGAAGCTGGTAGAGATCGAGAAGGACTGGGTACCTCACACTGACGGTGCTGCACTGTACATCAGACCCTTTATCTTCGCTACCGATCCTTTCGTTGGTGTAAGACCTGCAGATCACTATCTGTTCCTGATAATCCTTTCTCCTTCCGGTGCTTACTACTCCACAGGTCTTAACCCTGTTAAGATCTATGTTGAGCAGAACTACGTAAGAGCCGTAAGAGGCGGTACAGGCTTTGCTAAGACTGCTGCTAACTACGCTATATCCCTGAAGGGTCAGGACGAGGCTCACAACCAGGATTATGAGCAGGTACTTTGGCTGGACGGCGTTGAGCAGAAGTACATCGAGGAAGTTGGTTCGATGAACATATTCTTCGTTATCGACGGCGAGGTAGTTACACCTAAGCTGACAGGCTCGGTACTGCCCGGCATCACAAGAAAGAGCGCACTGGAAGTATGTAAGAGCAAGGGCATCCCATGTTCTGAAAGACGTATCACCATCGAGGAAGTTGCCAAGGCTTACGATGAGGGCAAGCTGGACGAGGTATTCGGCACAGGTACTGCTGCTGTTATCTCCCCTGTTGGTCACCTGAAGTGGGGCGACAAGGTAATGACTATCAACGACAACAAGATAGGCAAGATCTCCCAGATGCTGTATGATACCATGACAGGTATCCAGTGGGGCAAGATCCCCGATACCTTCGGCTGGACCGTTAAGGTAGACTGA
- the cdaA gene encoding diadenylate cyclase CdaA has product MLQTIQETLNSVWGVFLNIRLNDIVDIIILYFLIYNGIKLIRETRAQQLTKGIAVLLACYAIAYLFNLNTMRFLLKLCFQWGFLALIILFQPELRRMLEKVGRTRIAELSFLNPQDATSDEMKWSSAIEAICDAAQNLSSSKTGALIICERKTKLGEQIATGTVLNCTPSVAVFGNIFYPNTPLHDGAVIVRDGVILAAGCFLPRPQKDELINKQLGSRHRAAIGMSENSDALVVVVSEETGAISVAENGELTRGYTKESLKKLLTSSLITDKDSGSAKERSFAGRVFSRWKK; this is encoded by the coding sequence ATGCTTCAAACAATACAAGAGACCTTGAATTCTGTATGGGGCGTGTTTCTCAATATACGTCTTAACGATATTGTTGACATAATCATACTTTATTTTCTTATATACAACGGCATAAAGCTGATACGTGAGACCAGAGCTCAGCAGCTGACAAAGGGTATCGCGGTGCTGCTTGCCTGTTATGCCATAGCTTATCTGTTCAATCTCAATACCATGCGCTTTTTGCTGAAGCTGTGCTTTCAGTGGGGCTTTCTTGCGCTTATCATACTTTTCCAGCCTGAGCTTCGGCGTATGCTGGAAAAAGTCGGCAGAACAAGGATAGCGGAGCTGAGTTTTCTGAATCCACAGGATGCGACCTCGGATGAGATGAAGTGGAGCAGTGCGATAGAAGCTATATGCGATGCGGCTCAGAATCTTTCATCCAGCAAAACAGGTGCGCTGATAATATGCGAGCGCAAGACCAAGCTGGGCGAACAGATAGCTACGGGTACAGTACTGAACTGTACACCCTCTGTGGCGGTGTTCGGTAATATATTCTACCCGAATACTCCCCTGCATGACGGCGCGGTGATAGTAAGGGACGGTGTGATACTGGCGGCAGGATGTTTTCTGCCAAGACCCCAGAAGGATGAACTGATAAACAAGCAGCTCGGATCAAGACACAGGGCAGCAATAGGTATGAGCGAGAACTCAGATGCGCTGGTAGTCGTTGTATCCGAGGAAACAGGTGCTATATCCGTAGCGGAGAACGGTGAGCTTACAAGAGGATATACCAAGGAGTCCCTGAAAAAGCTGCTGACCTCCTCGCTTATAACCGATAAGGATAGCGGATCGGCAAAAGAAAGATCATTTGCAGGAAGGGTGTTCTCAAGATGGAAGAAGTAA